In Kitasatospora sp. NBC_00240, the following are encoded in one genomic region:
- a CDS encoding serine hydrolase domain-containing protein, which yields MTRTRAALALAAAIMIATSLPSTAGALALTGSAHGGHACVRSPEPSSGPAAAVLDIARQSKEQYGLNSVLLKVTVDGHDLITTALGESMTGVPAEPDMHFRAGSVGIAYMGTVLLQLVDEHVVGLDEPISRWLPDVPHADRITLRMLGSSTSGLHDYVTDPAFLAELEAHPFRHWTDDDVLAYPYSHPLWYEPGTNWSYSHANFVLLGEALEKITGTPLDELLEQRVTGPLGLRNTRNNFTPEIPAPVLHAFTSDRGIYEESTFWNPSWTTARGAVITTDICDLARSAQAIGTGELLSPEGFRTQLDPGTVGLGGPTDICPPTVCLHNTEALHFGFTVLVENGWILQNPSFSGYAAIQAYLPCEHLAIAVSTTKGPDSPDVNTAELIAAQIAARFAPDNPIPAPAG from the coding sequence ATGACACGCACCAGAGCGGCCTTGGCTCTCGCCGCCGCCATCATGATCGCCACGTCCCTGCCGAGCACCGCGGGCGCCCTCGCCCTGACCGGCTCCGCCCACGGCGGGCACGCCTGCGTCCGCTCCCCGGAGCCCTCCTCCGGGCCGGCCGCGGCGGTGCTCGACATCGCCCGGCAGAGCAAGGAGCAGTACGGCCTCAACTCGGTGCTCCTCAAGGTCACCGTCGACGGCCACGACCTGATCACCACCGCGCTCGGCGAGTCCATGACGGGCGTGCCGGCCGAGCCGGACATGCACTTCCGGGCCGGTTCGGTGGGCATCGCGTACATGGGCACGGTGCTGCTGCAGCTGGTGGACGAGCACGTGGTGGGCCTCGACGAGCCGATCTCGCGCTGGCTGCCGGACGTGCCGCACGCCGACCGGATCACGCTGCGGATGCTCGGCTCCAGCACCTCGGGCCTGCACGACTACGTCACCGACCCGGCCTTCCTCGCCGAGCTGGAGGCCCACCCGTTCCGCCACTGGACCGACGACGACGTGCTCGCCTACCCCTACAGCCACCCGCTCTGGTACGAGCCGGGCACCAACTGGAGCTACTCGCACGCCAACTTCGTGCTGCTCGGCGAGGCCCTGGAGAAGATCACCGGCACCCCGCTGGACGAGCTGCTGGAGCAGCGCGTGACGGGCCCGCTCGGGCTGCGCAACACGCGGAACAACTTCACCCCCGAGATCCCGGCCCCGGTGCTGCACGCCTTCACCTCGGACCGCGGCATCTACGAGGAGTCCACCTTCTGGAACCCGTCGTGGACGACCGCGCGGGGCGCCGTGATCACCACCGACATCTGCGACCTGGCCCGCTCGGCGCAGGCCATCGGCACCGGTGAACTGCTCTCGCCGGAGGGCTTCCGCACCCAGCTCGACCCGGGCACGGTCGGCCTCGGCGGGCCGACCGACATCTGCCCGCCGACGGTCTGCCTCCACAACACCGAGGCGCTGCACTTCGGCTTCACCGTCCTGGTGGAGAACGGCTGGATCCTCCAGAACCCGTCCTTCTCCGGGTACGCGGCGATCCAGGCCTACCTGCCGTGCGAGCACCTGGCCATCGCCGTCTCCACCACCAAGGGCCCCGACTCGCCGGACGTCAACACGGCCGAGCTGATCGCCGCGCAGATCGCCGCCCGCTTCGCGCCGGACAACCCGATCCCCGCGCCCGCCGGCTGA
- a CDS encoding TMEM175 family protein, with protein sequence MRARNLRRYEERAADRMIFFSDAVVAIAITLLALELPVPEGPTVPALRTAVRENLDHYLAFLISFAVIAGAWGQHNRIFRYTERTDARLRTLNACWLLTIVLNPFATKLLTTEGDDTDTVGLRFGFYALLQFLALAAVIAMERRMTSRRLRDPEVPAELVSAGEPVLYGMLLGFGLSVPVFFLTPYGWVLWIVLPQAAGRLFRSRPHPSAGG encoded by the coding sequence GTGCGGGCGAGGAATCTGCGGAGATACGAGGAGCGCGCCGCGGACCGGATGATCTTCTTCTCCGACGCCGTGGTGGCGATCGCCATCACCCTGCTGGCCCTCGAACTGCCGGTACCCGAGGGTCCGACGGTCCCGGCGTTGCGGACCGCGGTCCGCGAGAACCTCGACCACTACCTGGCCTTCCTGATCAGCTTCGCCGTGATCGCCGGCGCCTGGGGCCAGCACAACCGGATCTTCCGCTACACCGAACGCACCGACGCCAGGCTGCGTACGCTCAACGCGTGCTGGCTGCTGACGATCGTGCTCAACCCGTTCGCGACCAAACTCCTCACCACGGAGGGGGACGACACCGACACCGTGGGCCTGCGGTTCGGCTTCTACGCGCTGCTGCAGTTCCTGGCGCTCGCAGCGGTGATCGCCATGGAGCGCCGGATGACCTCGCGCCGGCTGCGCGACCCGGAGGTCCCCGCCGAACTGGTCTCGGCCGGGGAGCCGGTGCTGTACGGGATGCTGCTGGGCTTCGGGCTGTCCGTCCCGGTGTTCTTCCTGACGCCCTACGGCTGGGTCCTGTGGATCGTGCTCCCGCAGGCCGCCGGGCGGCTGTTCCGGAGCCGACCGCACCCGTCGGCCGGCGGCTGA
- a CDS encoding VOC family protein — MNGPYKPGTPCWIDLMVPDQQAALDFYRDLFGWQGEIGPPETGGYSVCTLKGKPVAGIMRASNPDGSTPDPMPPTVWTTYLSTDGLDATAKTVTDAGGTVMMGPMDVMDLGRMAVVADPTGAVVGLWQPGTFDGAGIVNEHGALTWNELNTGDTDAAATFYTAVLPITTAPTQMPGAEGYTEFKVADRAVAGMMNLSALPPGVPPHWLSYFSVDDVDSVQDAAVRAGGSVMAPAFDMPAGRMAVLADPQGGTFAVITAAGPAQPS, encoded by the coding sequence ATGAACGGCCCCTACAAGCCCGGTACCCCCTGTTGGATCGACCTGATGGTCCCCGACCAGCAGGCCGCCCTCGACTTCTACCGCGATCTGTTCGGCTGGCAGGGGGAGATCGGCCCGCCGGAGACCGGCGGCTACTCGGTCTGCACCCTCAAGGGCAAGCCGGTGGCCGGGATCATGCGCGCCTCCAACCCCGACGGCTCCACCCCCGACCCGATGCCGCCGACGGTGTGGACCACCTACCTGTCCACCGACGGCCTCGACGCCACCGCCAAGACGGTCACCGACGCCGGCGGCACCGTCATGATGGGCCCGATGGACGTCATGGACCTCGGACGGATGGCGGTCGTCGCCGACCCGACCGGCGCCGTCGTCGGCCTCTGGCAGCCGGGGACCTTCGACGGCGCGGGCATCGTCAACGAGCACGGCGCGCTGACCTGGAACGAGCTGAACACCGGCGACACCGACGCCGCCGCCACGTTCTACACGGCCGTGCTGCCGATCACCACGGCCCCGACACAGATGCCGGGCGCCGAGGGGTACACGGAGTTCAAGGTCGCCGACCGCGCGGTCGCCGGGATGATGAACCTCTCCGCCCTGCCGCCCGGGGTGCCGCCGCACTGGCTGTCGTACTTCAGCGTCGACGACGTCGACAGCGTCCAGGACGCCGCCGTCCGGGCCGGCGGCAGCGTCATGGCCCCGGCGTTCGACATGCCGGCCGGGCGGATGGCGGTCCTCGCCGACCCCCAGGGCGGCACCTTCGCGGTGATCACCGCCGCCGGACCGGCGCAGCCCTCCTGA
- a CDS encoding GNAT family N-acetyltransferase, with translation MKFPRPVKFPRPVELRTSRLVLRAWRPADAQPFAELNADPEVMAHLPAPLDRAASDALADRAAAALRREGWGWWAVELASTGAFIGFTGLSRTTFEAAFTPAVEVGWRLARPAWGHGYATEAATAAVGFGFEALDLAEIVSFTAVGNLRSRAVMERLGMTHDPGEDFDHPRLPAGHPLRRHVLHRLTRPAAGPRPPGH, from the coding sequence ATGAAGTTCCCGCGGCCGGTGAAGTTCCCGCGGCCGGTGGAGCTGCGCACCTCCCGCCTGGTGCTGCGGGCCTGGCGGCCCGCCGACGCGCAGCCGTTCGCCGAACTGAACGCCGACCCCGAGGTCATGGCGCACCTTCCGGCGCCCCTGGACCGGGCGGCCAGTGATGCCCTGGCCGACCGGGCCGCCGCCGCGCTCCGGCGGGAAGGCTGGGGGTGGTGGGCGGTGGAACTGGCCTCCACCGGCGCCTTCATCGGCTTCACCGGCCTGTCGCGGACGACGTTCGAGGCGGCCTTCACCCCGGCGGTGGAGGTCGGCTGGCGGCTCGCCAGGCCGGCCTGGGGGCACGGGTACGCCACCGAGGCGGCCACCGCGGCCGTCGGCTTCGGCTTCGAGGCGCTGGACCTGGCGGAGATCGTCTCCTTCACCGCGGTCGGCAACCTGCGCTCGCGTGCCGTCATGGAGCGCCTGGGCATGACGCACGACCCGGGCGAGGACTTCGACCATCCGCGACTGCCGGCCGGGCACCCCCTGCGCCGGCACGTGCTCCACCGACTCACCCGCCCGGCGGCCGGCCCGCGCCCTCCCGGGCACTGA
- a CDS encoding VOC family protein, which yields MACRISELVIDCVDAERLAAFWSEVLGYRELGREDDGSIEIGPPDAGFGGPQPTLVLSPGGDPRTGKLRLHIDVSATDRDQDAELERLLALGARPVDVGQSGTESWHVLADPEGNEFCLLRARVRPL from the coding sequence ATGGCATGCCGCATCAGTGAGCTGGTCATCGACTGCGTCGACGCCGAGCGGCTCGCCGCGTTCTGGAGCGAGGTCCTCGGGTACCGGGAACTCGGCCGGGAGGACGACGGGAGCATCGAGATCGGGCCGCCCGACGCCGGGTTCGGCGGCCCGCAGCCCACCCTGGTCCTCAGCCCCGGCGGCGACCCGCGCACCGGCAAGCTCCGGCTGCACATCGACGTCAGCGCCACCGACCGGGACCAGGACGCGGAGTTGGAGCGGCTGCTCGCCCTCGGTGCGCGGCCCGTCGACGTCGGGCAGAGCGGCACCGAGAGCTGGCACGTCCTGGCCGACCCGGAGGGCAACGAATTCTGCCTTCTGCGGGCCCGGGTCCGGCCCCTCTGA